One window of the Torulaspora delbrueckii CBS 1146 chromosome 6, complete genome genome contains the following:
- the STE5 gene encoding Ste5p (similar to Saccharomyces cerevisiae STE5 (YDR103W); ancestral locus Anc_8.247), whose protein sequence is MSSNDSIIFQLTNIGALQREPQFQTPKKSSSSGPLTPPSSKGKWWTPFSERRPSPTRPFPSRTDSLPRPTFNLPPRTPKRSFLNSVCTVCDEPIFTRGSGERIIELECGHISHQECLVVSFDESRGADEILEMFPKCKMCGSDVRCLPKNRDFKDKLISEYLIRSRSLRPGLVPATARSTRSDVQVPLASGRYIDSRPRKKFSLSTPQVRQISKRPLLPSVADLNSIISQDNSFCDAKSVADLSHLRASHIAVLSANFKDKLQYGNLRLVDKLAVSRDGVNFTTCACYLFETALAVADLVSEGPELLLQDLELFTPISDVKVETVEKSVFKCTIRCQELYLTESLDTETTQIIQKWISGLLNQELVFDEQNFTSTLHRDQAMSDSLASLQASDSVIIRRGTRISVIGNELNKRDTIGTVMTTVSSILSLKRDRPDELIVVLQWNLKETNNGLALDIYNNVRALSLTYRDLKVCIVNEEGRVANHALAKDFFTTSDRVLGLKDNNGTVRFDPKWLKNTFYPGNITANIGIAVISDISLESDKSCLLMDYKPFARVGRRRPNELKVKIGYLLLNVDYSKRIEELVEVGSWNQILEALSYSFSLAFGDDDEDDDYDDDFSDEEESEAKKDEPFHEETESHYKTMKTVLIESDTDEANSTRSLSLEHEIPTSTDGQILNLEQEAATSRIKRAGSQSAKRAERGWDPLFEDIESAIRELQRGKSASPETAGRQNELYNYL, encoded by the coding sequence ATGAGCTCAAACGATAGTattatcttccaattgacAAACATCGGGGCATTGCAAAGGGAACCTCAGTTTCAGACTCCCAAGAAGAGCTCTTCCAGCGGTCCTTTGACACCTCCGTCATCTAAGGGCAAGTGGTGGACCCCGTTCAGTGAAAGAAGGCCTAGTCCAACGAGACCTTTTCCATCAAGGACGGATTCGCTGCCCAGACCAACATTCAACCTACCTCCGAGGACTCCCAAGAGAAGTTTTCTGAATAGTGTGTGCACAGTGTGCGATGAGCCCATTTTTACAAGAGGTAGTGGTGAAAGGATTATCGAGTTGGAGTGTGGTCATATAAGCCACCAGGAATGCCTAGTGGTTTCGTTCGATGAATCTAGGGGTGCTGATGAAATCCTGGAGATGTTTCCCAAATGCAAGATGTGTGGTAGCGATGTCCGTTGCTTACCAAAGAATAGAGATTTTAAGGACAAGCTTATTTCGGAGTACCTCATTAGGTCGCGATCTTTACGGCCTGGTCTGGTACCAGCGACTGCAAGAAGTACGAGATCTGATGTTCAAGTCCCGCTGGCTTCGGGGCGTTATATCGATTCAAGACCACGCAAGAAGTTCTCTCTGTCGACGCCGCAGGTACGGCAGATTAGCAAGAGACCGCTACTACCTTCTGTGGCTGATTTGAACTCTATTATATCTCAGGATAACTCGTTCTGCGATGCAAAGTCGGTGGCAGACCTTTCGCACTTACGAGCATCTCACATTGCAGTGTTGAGCGCAAATTTTAAAGATAAATTACAATATGGGAACTTAAGATTAGTTGATAAGCTGGCTGTTTCACGGGATGGTGTCAATTTTACCACTTGCGCTTGCTATTTGTTCGAAACCGCGCTGGCCGTGGCTGATCTGGTTAGTGAGGGTCCCGAATTGCTCCTGCAAGACCTTGAGCTGTTTACGCCGATCTCAGACGTCAAAGTCGAGACTGTCGAAAAGTCTGTTTTTAAGTGTACCATACGGTGTCAGGAATTGTATTTGACAGAAAGTCTCGACACGGAAACTACACAGATTATTCAAAAGTGGATATCCGGTTTGTTGAACCAGGAACTGGTGTTTGATGAGCAAAACTTCACGTCTACACTTCATCGTGACCAAGCGATGAGCGACTCGTTGGCCAGTCTGCAGGCTTCAGACAGTGTCATCATTAGAAGAGGTACCCGTATCTCTGTCATTGGAAATGAACTGAACAAGCGCGATACTATAGGAACCGTTATGACCACAGTAAGCTCCATCTTATCTTTGAAACGCGATAGGCCCGACGAATTGATCGTCGTGTTGCAGTGgaacttgaaagaaactaaTAACGGCTTGGCTTTGGACATTTACAATAACGTAAGGGCACTTAGCCTTACGTATCGAGATCTCAAAGTGTGCATAGTAAATGAGGAAGGACGTGTTGCGAATCATGCGCTCGCCAAGGATTTTTTTACCACTTCAGATAGAGTTCTTGGATTGAAGGATAACAATGGAACTGTCAGGTTTGACCCCAAATGGCTGAAGAATACATTCTATCCGGGGAATATAACCGCTAACATTGGAATTGCTGTAATATCGGATATCTCCTTGGAGTCAGACAAATCATGTCTACTTATGGACTATAAACCATTCGCTCGTGTCGGGAGAAGGAGACCTAATGAACTTAAAGTCAAGATTGGATATTTATTGTTGAATGTGGACTACAgcaaaagaattgaagaactggTTGAAGTTGGCTCATGgaatcaaattcttgaagcatTGAGTTATAGTTTTAGCTTGGCTTTTGgggatgatgatgaggacgatgatTATGATGACGATttcagtgatgaagaagaaagtgaagcaaaaaaggatgaaccttttcatgaagaaacagaGTCCCATTATAAAACGATGAAGACCGTCCTGATAGAATCGGACACTGACGAGGCCAACAGCACCAGGAGTCTTAGTCTGGAACATGAGATTCCAACCAGCACTGACGGCCAAATACTTAATCTAGAACAGGAGGCTGCAACTTCGAGGATCAAGAGAGCTGGCAGCCAATCTGCCAAACGCGCTGAGAGGGGCTGGGACCCTCTTTTCGAAGATATCGAGAGCGCAATTCGAGAGTTGCAAAGAGGCAAAAGTGCTTCTCCTGAGACAGCTGGACGACAAAATGAATTGTACAATTATTTATGA
- the DMC1 gene encoding recombinase DMC1 (similar to Saccharomyces cerevisiae DMC1 (YER179W); ancestral locus Anc_8.249), with protein sequence MSTTEVETDSTGHSNVIGVDEMQNYGINASDLQKLKSSGIFTINTVLSTTRRNLAKIKGLSEVKVEKIKEAAGKIIKVGFIPATIQLDIRQKVFALSTGSKQLDSVLGGGIMTMSITEVFGEFRCGKTQMAHTLCITAQLPREMGGGEGKVAYIDTEGTFRPERIKQIAERYGLDPEACLENISYARALNSEHQMELAEQLGEELSSGDYRLIVVDSIMANFRVDYCGRGELNERQQKLNQHLFKLNRLAEEFNIAIFMTNQVQSDPGASALFASADGRKPVGGHVLAHASATRILLRKGRGEERVAKLQDSPDMPERECVYVIGEKGITDSDQ encoded by the exons ATGTCTACCACTGAAGTTGAAACTGATTCGACAGGACATTCCAATGTCATTGGCGTTGATGAGATGCAAAACTATGGGATTAACGCGTCAGACTTacagaaattgaagtctAGTGGTATATTTACGATAAAC ACTGTGCTTTCTACAACTAGAAGGAATCTTgccaagatcaaaggtTTGAGTGAGGTGAAGGTGGAAAAGATAAAAGAAGCTGCAGGGAAAATTATCAAGGTTGGATTCATTCCGGCTACTATCCAACTCGACATTAGACAAAAGGTTTTTGCGCTGTCGACGGGGTCGAAGCAGCTGGATTCTGTGCTGGGTGGAGGAATTATGACGATGAGTATTACTGAAGTTTTTGGAGAGTTCAGGTGTGGTAAGACACAGATGGCTCATACACTCTGCATTACAGCACAATTGCCACGAGAAATGGGTGGTGGTGAGGGTAAAGTAGCTTACATCGATACTGAGGGTACTTTCCGTCCAGAGAGAATCAAGCAGATCGCTGAACGGTACGGTTTGGACCCTGAAGCGTGTCTGGAGAATATATCTTATGCAAGAGCACTTAATAGCGAGCATCAGATGGAACTTGCTGAGCAACTGGGAGAAGAGTTGAGTTCTGGTGACTATCGGCTGATCGTTGTGGACTCCATCATGGCGAATTTCCGGGTCGACTACTGTGGACGTGGTGAGTTAAACGAAAGGCAACAAAAGTTGAACCaacatcttttcaaattgaataGACTCGCTGAAGAGTTCAATATCGCCATTTTTATGACTAATCAAGTCCAATCCGATCCAGGTGCCTCGGCGCTATTCGCCTCAGCTGATGGTAGGAAACCTGTGGGTGGCCATGTGCTGGCACATGCCTCAGCCACTAGAATCCTGTTGAGAAAAGGTCGcggtgaagaaagagttgcCAAGTTGCAAGACTCTCCAGATATGCCCGAAAGAGAATGTGTGTATGTCATTGGTGAGAAAGGTATCACTGACTCAGATCAATGA
- the PDA1 gene encoding pyruvate dehydrogenase (acetyl-transferring) subunit E1 alpha (similar to Saccharomyces cerevisiae PDA1 (YER178W); ancestral locus Anc_8.246), which yields MLRCGLRQAMRPLGRRSLAVAAGESDVVEISLPESSFEGYMLEVPELKYETTKGTLLQMYKDMIIVRRMEMACDALYKAKKIRGFCHLSVGQEAIAVGIENAITKRDSIITSYRCHGHTYMRGAPVRNVLSELMGRRSGVSYGKGGSMHMYAPGFYGGNGIVGAQVPLGAGLAFAHQYKNEDACSFTLYGDGASNQGQVFESFNMAKLWNLPVVFCCENNKYGMGTSAARSSAMTEYFKRGQYIPGLKVNGMDILAVYQASKFAKDWCVSGNGPLVLEYETYRYGGHSMSDPGTTYRTRDEIQHMRSKNDPIAGLKMHLLQLGIATEDEVKAYDKAARKYVDEQVELADQDPAPEAKMSILFEDVYVKGTETETLRGRIKEDTWDFKKNGFAFRD from the coding sequence ATGTTACGTTGTGGATTGAGACAGGCAATGAGGCCTCTGGGCCGTCGTTCGCTGGCGGTGGCGGCTGGAGAGTCTGATGTGGTCGAGATTTCCTTACCAGAGTCCTCGTTCGAAGGGTACATGCTGGAAGTACCAGAACTCAAGTACGAGACTACCAAGGGTACCTTGTTGCAAATGTACAAGGATATGATCATTGTCAGAAGAATGGAAATGGCCTGTGATGCTTTGTacaaggccaagaagattcGTGGGTTTTGTCATTTGTCGGTGGGGCAAGAAGCTATCGCCGTTGGTATCGAAAATGCTATCACAAAGCGTGATTCTATCATTACTTCGTACCGTTGTCACGGCCATACCTATATGCGTGGTGCTCCAGTGAGAAATGTCTTATCAGAGTTGATGGGGAGACGTTCTGGTGTTTCCTATGGTAAAGGTGGATCTATGCATATGTATGCCCCAGGTTTCTATGGTGGGAATGGTATCGTGGGTGCGCAAGTCCCTCTAGGTGCAGGTTTGGCCTTTGCTCACCAATACAAGAATGAAGATGCTTGCTCTTTTACCCTTTACGGTGATGGTGCTTCTAACCAAGGTCAAGTgtttgaatctttcaacatggCCAAATTGTGGAATTTGCCCGTTGTGTTCTGTTGTGAAAACAACAAGTACGGTATGGGTACTTCTGCTGCTCGTTCTTCTGCTATGACCGAATACTTCAAACGTGGTCAATACATCCCAGGTCTCAAAGTTAACGGTATGGATATCCTAGCTGTTTACCAAGCCTCAAAGTTTGCGAAGGACTGGTGTGTTTCTGGCAACGGACCACTAGTGCTTGAATACGAGACATACAGATACGGTGGTCACTCTATGTCCGATCCAGGTACTACTTACAGAACCAGAGACGAAATTCAGCACATGAGATCTAAGAACGATCCTATTGCTGGTCTAAAGATGCACTTGTTGCAACTGGGAATTGCCacagaagatgaagttaAGGCTTACGACAAGGCTGCTAGGAAATATGTCGATGAGCAAGTCGAATTAGCTGATCAAGACCCTGCTCCAGAAGCAAAGATGTCTATCTTATTCGAAGATGTCTACGTCAAGGGCACTGAGACCGAAACTTTGAGAGGAAGAATCAAGGAAGATACTTGggacttcaagaaaaatggtTTCGCCTTCAGAGACTAA
- the SPO71 gene encoding Spo71p (similar to Saccharomyces cerevisiae SPO71 (YDR104C); ancestral locus Anc_8.248), whose translation MPLSSQQVLDIICDEEEYVRCTSPSSIPNGTELKFFKIPRFSFTAFRLSHTSPIELSLCSKVVLLGGVPGQWFRERSNRLWNATSYISSRRMQKDANHILNHGYRNFYRKGKEELRRAVSGDTDLSEKDRLKSGPPSVPPSAGLSKEKSRTLAVVPTVDTVEDNKKSPFRAMRHRKTVAVLPPEDSGHDHWSSSEDEYCKRASSVISANEQDLLHATNKELETPRRSYSDGESETRFTTCRTPNHDFEIKEVENAETRSSIQLEATRSDTNPGGSVFDKTSTTDATPTSFVESYALSTSETKKGQNTGAGARIRFADVDQLKSPQVLRRAEQRRIVRLKQTRNSKDAVPLQVMAAQPYEVDNPDKPNYKRHFKTERLAAKRIGHVGTKAQVKVKRGALDIFRGDSLSIGRLFRNLKCGNIVRMEKMLVMVKTAVNQKDPVMCFSQDEPFDTRVSERWKEYIVVARSTGRNDSSLLLQFYHHRRVPKRRSKQKSIAYGSSLDFGLDHVCQVGIYSTLDKTIYIQKPDENYSHYQNEGHVKCDDFDPLKIYILKCGTLLSSGKWYRLLRKATNSSQVCENVKLEVPGADISLDMRFGGDLIKNLVDIEATEKDWLKVSSLNRGYRVLQHPLMRYITIATFEELKKAGFLDLIENWESANVVLGCAYRHYDMLRWCSSNRSDTLMETFCLFPSHLLEYRPYVPSPKNIRADDGSSLTEPVPLEGFLIRLTNKYGLERNRLRAFCFKPSYFFTSENFLFFMSSYKSTPPLPLELTELNMKELVQKKEMLDSLPQVYEQDPYPIDLDSHISWLKDEISQKEFKPLDLYAFNSFNRRVLQTLRAEGLIDLRNIAKIYQGSSDDYKGSEVKYTFLHLGRRTFWRTESGNLQETSASILYLVTTNNLVLKLMAPNPEICHQWKTRLEAHTRYWQLKEAKDTEKIWRLKMQNLQRLNLTEVEESNISEATPRWITNRGMTDATIYNVNTLCELRPLLHKGILYQKPKKHATFSKYVVVLIPGFLLLYDFFHRSTTGFAKEVIDHRHYLTISISDCYIYSGSTTKLDLLTRSGKVEELNAQSRTLPRAYSDGWTSSEDESMRCFTLWFGKKRAMFNRTEKANVKTPNEPRIIDEKENLEKNPNPFQTVSRLGVSGKAMVFMARSRQEKNLWVLSILYELERLRRHDEGLK comes from the coding sequence ATGCCTCTCTCTTCTCAACAGGTGCTGGACATTATATGCGACGAGGAAGAGTATGTCAGATGTACAAGCCCCAGCTCTATTCCCAATGGGACAGAGCTTaaattctttaaaattcCCAGATTCTCGTTTACTGCGTTTCGCTTATCACATACATCGCCGATAGAGCTTTCCTTGTGCTCAAAAGTTGTGTTGTTGGGTGGGGTCCCAGGGCAATGGTTTCGGGAAAGGTCGAATAGACTATGGAATGCTACTTCTTACATAAGTAGTAGAAGAATGCAAAAAGATGCGAATCATATACTCAATCATGGATATCGTAATTTTTACAGGAAAGGTAAGGAAGAGCTTCGACGAGCGGTTTCTGGAGATACCGATTTGAGCGAAAAGGATAGGTTAAAGTCTGGACCACCGTCGGTTCCGCCTTCTGCAGGGTTAAGCAAGGAAAAATCACGTACTTTAGCAGTAGTACCGACGGTGGATACTGTTGAGGATAACAAGAAGTCTCCGTTTCGTGCGATGAGGCATAGGAAAACTGTCGCAGTACTGCCACCTGAAGATAGTGGTCATGATCATTGGTCAtcttcagaagatgagTATTGTAAAAGAGCTTCGTCAGTAATCTCAGCAAACGAGCAAGATCTCTTACACGCTACAAACAAAGAATTAGAAACTCCACGAAGATCTTACTCAGATGGTGAATCAGAGACTCGCTTTACCACTTGCCGAACACCGAACCATGATTTTGAGATAAAGGAAGTAGAGAATGCAGAAACCCGAAGCTCTATACAGTTAGAAGCTACACGTTCGGATACGAATCCGGGTGGTTCAGTGTTTGATAAGACGTCGACTACGGATGCTACACCGACATCATTTGTTGAGTCGTATGCTTTGTCCACTTCAGAGACCAAGAAGGGACAGAATACCGGAGCTGGAGCTAGAATACGTTTTGCAGATGTGGACCAGCTGAAGTCGCCTCAAGTACTGCGAAGAGCCGAACAGCGAAGAATTGTTCGATTGAAGCAAACTCGTAATTCGAAAGATGCAGTGCCTTTGCAAGTTATGGCTGCCCAGCCTTACGAGGTTGATAATCCGGATAAACCGAATTACAAAAGACATTTCAAGACTGAACGTTTAGCAGCCAAGAGAATAGGCCATGTTGGTACGAAAGCTCAAGTTAAGGTTAAAAGAGGAGCACTAGACATTTTCAGGGGCGATTCCTTATCGATTGGCCGTTTGTTTaggaatttgaaatgtGGCAACATTGTCAGAATGGAAAAGATGTTGGTAATGGTGAAAACAGCAGTCAATCAAAAGGATCCTGTGATGTGTTTTTCACAGGATGAACCGTTTGATACAAGAGTATCTGAAAGATGGAAAGAATATATCGTGGTTGCCAGATCGACGGGTAGAAATGATTCATCTTTACTGCTTCAATTTTATCACCATCGAAGAGTACCGAAGCGGAGAAGTAAGCAAAAGTCCATTGCATACGGATCTTCGTTGGATTTTGGGTTGGATCATGTGTGCCAAGTAGGTATATACAGCACATTGGACAAAACTATCTATATTCAAAAACCGGACGAAAACTATTCTCACTATCAGAATGAAGGACATGTGAAGTGCgatgattttgatccttTAAAGATTTATATCCTTAAATGTGGCACCTTACTATCGTCAGGCAAATGGTATAGGTTGCTTCGAAAGGCCACTAATAGTTCACAGGTTTGcgaaaatgtcaaattAGAGGTTCCTGGAGCTGACATATCTCTTGATATGAGGTTTGGGGGggatttgatcaagaacctAGTAGATATTGAAGCTACTGAGAAAGATTGGCTAAAAGTTAGCAGTCTAAACAGAGGTTATAGAGTTTTGCAGCATCCATTGATGAGATACATTACTATCGCTACCTTTGAGGAACTGAAAAAGGCAGGATTTCTTGACCTTATTGAGAATTGGGAAAGTGCAAACGTTGTTCTAGGTTGTGCTTACAGGCATTATGATATGCTGCGATGGTGCTCAAGCAATAGGAGTGATACGCTAATGGAGACCTTCTGTCTATTTCCGTCGCATCTCTTGGAATACAGGCCTTACGTCCCATCTCCCAAAAACATCCGCGCTGATGATGGTTCCTCGCTGACTGAACCAGTTCCTTTGGAAGGATTTTTGATAAGGCTCACCAACAAATATGGTCTCGAGAGAAACAGGCTACGTGCATTCTGTTTCAAACCGTCCTATTTTTTCACCAGTGAAAATTTCCTATTCTTCATGTCCTCCTACAAATCGACACCTCCTCTACCTCTGGAGCTTACAGAGTTAAACATGAAGGAACTCGTTCAGAAAAAAGAAATGCTCGATTCCTTACCTCAAGTTTATGAACAAGATCCGTACCCTATCGATCTGGATAGTCATATCAGTTGGTTaaaggatgaaatttcacaaAAGGAATTTAAGCCACTCGACTTGTATGCTTTCAACAGCTTTAATAGAAGAGTTTTACAAACTCTCAGAGCGGAGGGGCTGATTGACCTCAGAAATATAGCAAAAATTTATCAAGGCTCATCAGATGATTACAAGGGCTCTGAAGTGAAATACACATTTCTTCATTTGGGAAGACGCACATTTTGGCGCACCGAGAGTGGtaatcttcaagaaacaagtGCATCTATACTATATCTTGTGACTACAAACAATTTAGTTCTGAAACTTATGGCACCAAATCCCGAGATCTGCCATCAATGGAAGACAAGACTAGAGGCACATACGAGATACTGGCAGTTAAAAGAGGCGAAAGACACCGAAAAGATTTGGCGCCTCAAGATGCAGAATTTACAGCGACTGAATCTCACCGAAGTAGAGGAATCGAACATAAGTGAGGCAACACCACGTTGGATAACGAATCGTGGAATGACGGACGCAACCATTTACAATGTAAACACATTATGTGAACTGCGGCCTTTGCTTCACAAGGGAATACTATATCAAAAGCCGAAGAAGCATGCCACTTTCTCGAAATATGTGGTCGTACTTATTCCTGGTTTCTTATTATTGTACGATTTCTTTCACAGATCTACTACTGGttttgccaaagaagtCATTGACCATAGGCATTATTTGACAATATCGATTTCCGATTGTTACATCTATTCGGGCTCTACAACGAAGCTTGATCTGTTAACTCGTAGCGGTAAAGTGGAAGAGCTCAACGCTCAAAGTAGAACCCTTCCTCGCGCGTACAGCGATGGCTGGACATCCTCCGAAGACGAGTCTATGAGATGCTTCACCTTGTGGTTTGGCAAGAAGAGAGCTATGTTCAATCGGACGGAAAAAGCCAATGTAAAGACACCAAATGAGCCACGTATCAtagatgagaaggaaaatCTAGAAAAGAACCCCAATCCTTTCCAAACGGTCAGTAGACTTGGAGTTAGCGGCAAGGCGATGGTATTCATGGCCAGATCTCGGCAGGAAAAGAACCTATGGGTCCTGTCAATACTTTATGAGTTGGAAAGACTAAGACGACATGATGAAGGTCTTAAGTAA